In Aliamphritea ceti, a single window of DNA contains:
- a CDS encoding STAS domain-containing protein yields the protein MSVTAITSDDKKTVDIHVAEQFDYSAHQSFREAYRFVDQPGTLFRVNLSKATYMDSSALGMILLLKEHADSLSGKVVLFQPNSAVNKILSIAKFDQFVSIEA from the coding sequence ATGTCTGTTACTGCTATCACCTCCGACGATAAGAAAACTGTTGATATCCATGTTGCTGAACAGTTTGATTATTCTGCACACCAGTCTTTTCGCGAGGCATACCGTTTCGTTGATCAGCCTGGCACTTTGTTTCGGGTTAATCTGTCAAAGGCTACTTACATGGACAGTTCGGCGCTGGGAATGATTCTGTTGCTCAAAGAACATGCTGATAGTCTGTCCGGAAAAGTTGTCCTGTTTCAGCCTAACTCAGCTGTGAATAAGATTCTTTCAATTGCTAAGTTCGATCAATTTGTCTCGATAGAAGCATAA
- a CDS encoding SpoIIE family protein phosphatase, with amino-acid sequence MTTAEKLPSNPNLVLIADDMTLNQRLLEKMVTNMGLVAEFASNGFEAVEKYLAHRPSLILMDINMPEMGGVEATRQIKHLAADDFIPIIFVSGAEGQDIIRNAIDAGGDDFIQRPFPFELLEGKIVALRRIAELYQQVAELNQIRQDEVEVAEQLFSGAIESSNVGLDTIRMHKQPATTFSGDVQLTAYRPNGDLNILLGDFTGHGLTSTLGALPLAETFRAMTAKGYAAEEVIAQINAKLFRLLPTGLFLAVAVVTLEVDGTARIWNGGLPDVMVFSHGELVKRVSSSHPPLGILPQVNELSFEISNIQPEDHILMISDGVLEAENAEGDMFGEARMFAAITDPQYRNKYSLVDSVLTSLQHFVREFPQRDDISLIDIPGNSVQSEHSFTATSQLDINDNDSDELDIWDWGLELQGRSLARIDPVAQALSRLQESEGEGDHWHTVFSILTELYVNALDHGVLKLESSLKDSPEGFARYFSEREQRLETLSWGSVSLHVQHARLAAGGRVFIRIEDSGEGFDFQPWLNQENTYNIGIGALSGRGIELVSGLCESVEYSNHGATVEVVYVYSNA; translated from the coding sequence ATGACAACTGCTGAGAAACTGCCAAGCAATCCTAATCTAGTCCTGATTGCGGATGATATGACACTCAACCAGCGCTTGCTGGAAAAGATGGTCACTAACATGGGATTGGTGGCTGAGTTTGCGTCAAACGGTTTTGAAGCGGTAGAAAAGTATCTGGCGCACAGGCCCTCGTTGATTCTCATGGATATAAATATGCCTGAGATGGGCGGCGTTGAAGCTACCAGACAAATTAAGCATTTAGCTGCTGATGACTTTATTCCTATTATTTTTGTTTCCGGTGCGGAAGGTCAGGATATTATCCGCAATGCTATAGATGCCGGCGGAGATGATTTTATTCAACGGCCTTTTCCTTTTGAGTTACTGGAAGGCAAGATCGTTGCTCTACGAAGAATCGCAGAACTCTACCAGCAAGTAGCCGAGCTCAATCAGATCAGGCAGGATGAAGTGGAAGTCGCTGAACAGCTGTTTAGTGGTGCTATTGAATCTTCAAATGTTGGTTTAGATACCATACGTATGCATAAGCAGCCGGCGACTACTTTTAGCGGCGATGTGCAGCTCACAGCTTACCGCCCCAACGGTGATCTTAATATTTTACTGGGTGATTTTACTGGTCATGGCCTGACTTCGACGCTGGGCGCACTGCCATTGGCTGAAACCTTTCGGGCTATGACCGCTAAAGGTTATGCAGCAGAAGAAGTTATTGCTCAAATTAACGCCAAGTTATTCAGATTATTGCCCACCGGACTTTTCCTTGCAGTTGCTGTAGTGACTTTGGAAGTAGATGGCACAGCAAGGATCTGGAATGGTGGTTTGCCCGACGTAATGGTGTTTAGCCATGGGGAGCTGGTAAAGCGGGTCAGTTCCAGTCACCCGCCGTTGGGGATTCTGCCGCAGGTGAATGAGTTAAGTTTTGAAATTAGCAATATTCAGCCCGAAGACCATATTCTGATGATCAGTGATGGTGTACTCGAAGCTGAGAATGCAGAAGGCGATATGTTCGGTGAAGCCCGGATGTTTGCAGCTATTACGGATCCTCAGTATCGCAATAAATATTCTCTGGTAGACAGTGTGCTTACCAGTTTGCAGCACTTCGTACGTGAATTTCCCCAAAGGGATGATATTTCGCTGATCGATATTCCTGGTAATTCAGTGCAGTCTGAACACAGTTTTACAGCGACTTCTCAGCTGGATATTAATGATAATGACAGTGATGAGCTGGATATCTGGGACTGGGGGCTGGAACTGCAGGGCCGCAGTCTGGCGCGTATTGATCCGGTAGCTCAGGCACTAAGCCGGCTGCAGGAGTCTGAAGGCGAAGGTGATCACTGGCATACCGTTTTCAGTATTCTTACCGAACTCTACGTGAATGCACTGGATCATGGTGTACTCAAACTTGAGTCCAGTTTAAAAGACTCACCGGAAGGTTTTGCGCGTTATTTCAGTGAGCGTGAACAAAGGCTGGAAACGCTGAGCTGGGGCTCTGTGTCTTTACATGTGCAGCATGCCCGGTTGGCAGCTGGTGGCAGGGTATTCATCCGTATAGAAGACAGCGGAGAAGGCTTTGACTTTCAACCATGGCTAAACCAGGAAAATACCTACAATATAGGTATTGGTGCATTGAGTGGCCGTGGCATCGAACTGGTATCAGGTCTCTGTGAGAGTGTTGAGTACAGCAACCATGGCGCGACTGTTGAAGTTGTCTATGTGTATAGCAACGCTTAA
- a CDS encoding methyl-accepting chemotaxis protein has protein sequence MWQKKTLAGLVIAGALLLALAQLLPVSQIIIWAAIAAVLTGGVGFLIGNESPAEVKAKAVVIHDDHVDGELKHAMEELSETLTHEATIVNQEIARVDALIKEAVTLMSDSFHSLHGLTSQQSDLTAQIITRTEDEESHGTAEDFNIQTFINETGSILDQFVQVMVNVSKNSLETVHYIDDMVEKLDGIFSLIENVEGLASQTNLLALNASIEAARAGEAGRGFAVVADEVRTLSVNSGDLNNKIREEMASARSTIDTLRSTVSGMAATDLSDTIGTKEKMTEMLDFMAHNGEFMNSKVTEISQLSKQIDSTVDNAVRSLQFEDIASQALNSMEHNVSSLNEIATLVDEMTTPEGNLDTAATLRCQHRCEELRVTAKTRNEGRTVAQNDMDEGEIELF, from the coding sequence ATGTGGCAAAAGAAAACCTTAGCAGGATTAGTTATAGCTGGAGCGCTGTTACTTGCACTGGCTCAGTTGTTGCCTGTATCGCAAATTATCATCTGGGCTGCCATTGCTGCAGTGTTAACCGGTGGAGTTGGATTCTTAATAGGAAATGAGTCGCCGGCTGAGGTTAAAGCTAAAGCAGTCGTCATTCATGACGACCACGTTGATGGTGAACTGAAGCATGCAATGGAAGAGCTTTCAGAGACGCTTACCCATGAAGCAACCATTGTTAATCAGGAAATTGCCCGTGTTGATGCTCTGATTAAAGAAGCTGTTACCCTGATGTCAGACAGTTTTCACAGCCTGCATGGACTCACGAGCCAACAGTCTGATCTGACAGCACAGATTATTACCCGCACTGAAGATGAAGAAAGCCACGGCACTGCTGAAGATTTCAACATTCAGACTTTTATCAATGAAACCGGATCGATTCTGGATCAGTTCGTACAGGTAATGGTTAATGTCAGCAAAAACAGTTTGGAAACTGTGCATTACATAGACGACATGGTGGAGAAGCTGGATGGTATTTTCAGTCTGATCGAAAATGTTGAGGGGCTGGCCAGCCAGACAAATCTGTTAGCGCTGAATGCCAGCATTGAAGCCGCAAGGGCTGGTGAAGCTGGACGTGGCTTTGCGGTGGTGGCCGATGAAGTGAGAACACTGTCAGTGAATTCAGGTGACCTGAATAACAAAATTCGTGAGGAAATGGCGTCGGCACGATCCACAATTGATACCTTGCGAAGCACGGTATCAGGAATGGCTGCCACAGATCTGAGTGACACTATAGGTACCAAAGAGAAAATGACTGAAATGCTTGATTTCATGGCTCACAATGGTGAATTCATGAATTCTAAAGTAACTGAGATTTCGCAGCTCAGTAAGCAAATCGATTCAACGGTGGATAACGCCGTACGTTCACTGCAGTTTGAGGATATTGCCTCTCAGGCACTGAACTCAATGGAACATAATGTAAGTTCGCTGAATGAGATTGCGACGCTGGTGGATGAAATGACAACACCGGAAGGTAATCTTGATACAGCGGCGACCCTGCGTTGTCAGCATCGTTGTGAAGAGCTGAGGGTAACTGCCAAGACACGGAATGAAGGCCGTACTGTGGCACAGAATGATATGGATGAAGGCGAAATTGAACTGTTCTGA